The genome window TCGCCCGCAGCGCTGTCACCTGCGCTGGTGCCCTGGGTCTGCGCGCCACTCGGCGCCTTAGCAGCCGTGGTCTGCCCCAGCGAGAACACCGCCTTCCCCCCTGAGAGGCCGTACTGCATCTGGGGCTCGAGACGGGTTAGATCGCGCCACCCCAGATAGGCGACCCCGTCGACTGTCACCAGACTCGTCACCTTGACATCCTTGCCGTCCCAGGTGACCACCGATTTCGACGCATCGACGCTGGCCTTGCGACCCAGCGCCGCAGCGATGGCCAGCACCGGGAAGACCCGATGGCGACCGCTCTCGAGAAAGCTCGCCCCCGTCACTGCCTTGCTGTTGACCGTGACCGTTCCACCCGGCTTCCAGGTGGGGGTCTCGGCAAGCACGCTTGCGGTCAGTGACGCGAAGACGAGCGCCGTGCAGAGAAGCGTTCGCATGTCGTGATCCTCCCGATGCTGATGCGGTTTGACGCGAGCGGCTACTTGATGGCGTCGAGGGTCTTGATGAGGGCCGACGGGCCGCCCGGCTCATAACCGGCATGACCGATCTGCTTGCCGTCCGGCGAGAGGATGATGAGCGTGGGATACCCCTCGATGTTGAACTGCTTCTGCAGCTCCTGGTTCTGCTTCTTCACGGCCGCAGACTGGGGGACGGAACGGGGAAAGTCGACCTTCACGAGAACGAGCTTGCTGGCCGCGTACTTCTTGAACTCAGGCGTGGCGAACACCTCGGCGTCGAGCTTCTTGCACCAGCCGCACCAGTCTGAACCGGTGAAGTCGAGGAGCACGCGCTTGTGCGACGCCTTGGCCTGGGCGAGGGCCGCCTTGTAGTCTTCGATCCAGCCATCTCCGCCCTTCGACGGGGCGGGCGCAGCATGCAGCGCCGAAGCGAGCATGAGCAGAGCAACGAATGAGTAGAGGATGCGACGCATGAAGAGATGACCTTTCTTGCTCGGGGTACGGGCTCGTGCGTGACCGCTCGGCGTCGCTCAGCGGTATCGAGGGCGCATCACTGCGCCCTCCGGGTGCTTCACAACGAGGAACAGTGGAATCGGCCTGGCCCGCGGGGAGGGTTCACGAAGAATCCTCTCCCCTCCTCTGCTCGACGTCGAAACCGTGTTCAAAGTTTCGCAAGAGGAACCCCGGTCGCCTGTGCAGAATCTCGCGCCAAGGAGCATTCCCCCCCATGATTCCTTCGCAGCGCCCCCTCGGCACCTCTATCCCCCCCAGCAGCGCGACCGAAGCCTGGAGTCCCAGCTCTGACGTGGCCATCAGCCAGGCCATCTCGAAGTGGAAGCTCGACCAGGTGGGCTGGCGAGGCTTTGAGTCACTCCCCTGGGTGACGGCCCTGCACGAGAAGTATCCCGACGTGAAGCAGATCGCCAGCACCTGCAGCAGCCGAAACGAGCGCTACCGCGATGAGGTGACGACCCTCGTCGCCCACATCGATCGTCGTGACTTCGGCGATGTGAAGTCGTACTTCGTGGGAAAGCTGGCCCTCGAAGAGCTGTCTTGCCGCCGCAGCGGCGCGGGGGCGGGCATGTGCGACAAGCGCACCGCGTTCATGTCGATCTTCGAGATGCTCAAGCAGGGGCCGCCCGCGGCGACCTGAAGCCGTCCGGGTGACCCGCGTGCGGGGCTACCCCCCGGCCCGTGGCTTCTTGGCCGTTCCCGTGGTCATCGCGCTGCTCACGGTGTAGATGTGCTGCTGAATGATTCGCGCGTCTGTCGGCGAGATGTCGTCAAAGCGCAGCCCGACATCGTGAGCGCTCTGCCCAAGCGTCTTGCACCAGACCACTCGGCCGTTGACAATCACCTGAGGCAATGTACCCTGAGGAATGATGCGAACCTGGCATCTCCCCGCGTCATCCGGCCAGGTGGTTGACCGCATGCGAATCCCGTCTGGCGAGATCTCGATGGCAACAGCGTGCTGCCAGGGCTCGTCGTCAGCGATCCGAAACTCAACCCGCACCGCCTGGCGCAAGCGGAAGCGCAAACGGCGGGTCGCGTCGGAAGCCCCATCCTCAACGAGACTGGACAGCACCTCTTTCGTGTCACGGGTCGGCTCTGTGAAGTGGAGGCCAGCAACCCAGGCCCCCCCCCGCAGCTCGGTCTGCCACGGCACGGTGACCGATGCCTCGAGATAGTCGTCTTCGCCACCGGTTGCTTCAGCGCCCAGCTCGCGACGATGGATGCGAAGATTGAACGGCACCCCGACCGGCAGCGCCTCGCTGCTGTTGATGCGCCACCCGGTATCCGAGACATCGAGAAGACAGAGGTAGATGTCGGTACTCTCGTTGGTTCCGACAACCTCGGCTCGAATGGGAACCTCGACTGGAGCGCTCTTGCGCTCTGTGCGACGGCGCTCCAGGACATCGGCATCCGCTGAGGGGGTGTTATCGAACATATCAGGCATGGTACTTCGCCCCAATCACGTGTGTCTCTCAAGCGTGCTGAACCGGACGCAGATCGAATTTGACACAACTAGCCAGATTCCTCGAATTCACCTCGTTCAAGGTTTGAAACGCTGTTTCCCGCATTCTTTCAGCCCGCTCGGGTACCCTGGAGACACGGTTGCTTGCTGCAGGAGAAAACATGACAGTCCCCCCCATTCCCAAGTCTGTTCCTTCCCCTCTCCAGCGCGTGTCAACGTCTGATCCCATCGGCGCAAACACCGCCTCGCGCCTCTCCGCCGTCATGCCACACGATGTGAGTCCCGCGCTCGGCTCGCACGGGGAGCGCAAGAGTGACGGGGTGTCGCGTGTACTGCTCGATGCCTTCTGCCCCACCGAGGTCTACCGAACCACCACCCCCGATTACGTTCCCTCTCGACGCTGGGCCTTTGCCGAGCACGTCGCGGCAGGAACGGCAGCCTTTGCGTCCGGCGCCGCCATGGCCGGCGTGCTCGGCATCGACCCCGTCTGGGGAGGAGAAGCCATGGCCACCTTCGACATGCTTCGAGAGCAGGCCAAGGAATCCACCGCCATCTTCGCTTCTCGCCTGTCTCCCATGGCCGAGCGGAATCCCCGTGCCTGGCTTCTGGCCGGCACCATCGCGAGAGAGACGGGCCGCGTGGTGGAATCGATGTCTGCGGTGTGCCCCGACGCACTCCTGCCGCTGGCCCTGACCGGATCCGTGCTGGTAGGGGCAGGCAAGAGCGTCGACACCGCCGTGTCGGCGGGCATCGACGTTCGCCAGGCTAAAACAGACAATCTCGCCGAGGTATGCGCCAAGAACAGCAACCAGACCATGGTGGCCAAGACCGCGGGTGGATTGCTCGGCCTGGGCATTCATGCCGCCTTCGGTGCCGCCCTCGGCGCAGGCTTCGGCCCCGCCCTGTGCGCCTCGGCCGCCACCGCGGCGGTGCTGGCGTCGGCACGTTCGGTAAGCGCGCTGAACGAACATCCCGTGAACGAGGACGCCCTGCGTCGCATCACCGATGCCCTCGACCGTGGCAGACGAATGCCGGGACCGGATGCCGGCCACGTCTGGCGCGAGCTGACCACCCTCACCCACAACCAGCGCTATGTGGTGGGCCAGAGCATCGCCCCGCTGCTCAAGAGCCCCGACTGGTTCGAGAAGATCCGATCGATCCACGAAGGACGTGC of Pseudomonadota bacterium contains these proteins:
- a CDS encoding DUF255 domain-containing protein translates to MRTLLCTALVFASLTASVLAETPTWKPGGTVTVNSKAVTGASFLESGRHRVFPVLAIAAALGRKASVDASKSVVTWDGKDVKVTSLVTVDGVAYLGWRDLTRLEPQMQYGLSGGKAVFSLGQTTAAKAPSGAQTQGTSAGDSAAGEAVWLEDFNAASSQARSTGKRMLLDFTGSDWCGWCKKLDAEVFQTPEFKAYAARKLILVKIDFPRQIAQSDALKKQNAELQVRFNIAGFPTLFILSPEGQTVGKTGYLPGGPQALIETIEAMK
- a CDS encoding DUF255 domain-containing protein; translation: MRRILYSFVALLMLASALHAAPAPSKGGDGWIEDYKAALAQAKASHKRVLLDFTGSDWCGWCKKLDAEVFATPEFKKYAASKLVLVKVDFPRSVPQSAAVKKQNQELQKQFNIEGYPTLIILSPDGKQIGHAGYEPGGPSALIKTLDAIK
- a CDS encoding PilZ domain-containing protein, giving the protein MPDMFDNTPSADADVLERRRTERKSAPVEVPIRAEVVGTNESTDIYLCLLDVSDTGWRINSSEALPVGVPFNLRIHRRELGAEATGGEDDYLEASVTVPWQTELRGGAWVAGLHFTEPTRDTKEVLSSLVEDGASDATRRLRFRLRQAVRVEFRIADDEPWQHAVAIEISPDGIRMRSTTWPDDAGRCQVRIIPQGTLPQVIVNGRVVWCKTLGQSAHDVGLRFDDISPTDARIIQQHIYTVSSAMTTGTAKKPRAGG